The following are from one region of the Aquirufa lenticrescens genome:
- a CDS encoding DUF4249 domain-containing protein, whose product MKPIYLFLLFVALTSCEEVVTLPSPASDHYLVVEANLTNQNKAQQIILSRSQDYFDQSSAPKIAGAQVTVSDTLGNQFSFVEKVAQSGIYVWEPTAQQPTIGKAGTTFTLNVKWQNEMLTAKAKMNRVPPIDSILYQYDEATGRQGANDSPKNGYDAQFYARDIRGSGDCYRVKTYRNGVLFNDPINLTLVYDAGFQKGAMTDGLMFILPIRRSISPSLYVENDKIRVEIWSISEDQFNFYSQARLELNNAGLFSRPAANIPTNVKNTNPASKLQGTGWFGVSAVSSLETVVDPKKARTGLK is encoded by the coding sequence ATGAAGCCGATCTACTTATTTCTCCTTTTTGTAGCGTTAACGTCTTGTGAAGAGGTTGTAACCTTGCCAAGTCCAGCTTCTGATCATTACTTGGTGGTGGAAGCAAATCTGACGAATCAGAATAAGGCGCAACAGATTATACTTTCGCGCTCTCAGGACTATTTTGATCAGAGTAGTGCTCCTAAAATAGCAGGAGCTCAGGTTACGGTGTCAGATACCTTAGGGAATCAATTTAGTTTTGTGGAGAAAGTGGCTCAAAGCGGGATCTATGTGTGGGAACCTACGGCTCAACAACCTACGATAGGAAAGGCAGGAACTACCTTTACTTTGAATGTGAAATGGCAAAATGAAATGCTTACCGCTAAAGCTAAAATGAACCGAGTGCCACCCATCGATTCTATTTTGTACCAATATGACGAAGCAACCGGCCGTCAAGGAGCGAATGATAGTCCTAAGAATGGGTATGATGCGCAGTTTTATGCACGCGATATACGTGGGTCAGGCGATTGCTACCGGGTGAAGACGTATCGCAATGGCGTGTTGTTTAATGACCCCATCAATTTAACCTTGGTCTACGATGCCGGGTTCCAAAAAGGGGCAATGACCGATGGCCTGATGTTTATTTTACCTATTCGTCGTTCGATTTCTCCATCCCTTTACGTGGAAAATGATAAGATTCGAGTGGAGATTTGGTCGATTTCGGAAGATCAGTTTAACTTTTATTCTCAAGCGCGTCTAGAACTGAATAATGCCGGTTTGTTTTCAAGGCCAGCCGCAAACATTCCAACCAATGTTAAGAACACAAATCCTGCTTCTAAACTACAGGGTACAGGATGGTTTGGGGTTTCAGCCGTGAGTTCACTTGAAACGGTGGTAGATCCGAAAAAGGCGAGAACTGGATTGAAGTAA
- the porT gene encoding type IX secretion/gliding motility protein PorT/SprT, whose amino-acid sequence MKKGHLIGFAIAFLLGFNALGQGKKYIQLHDEFYDEKPLHFGFMFGLTSSNYYANGFPSVLVNDVTGEPLSLTSPRTFGFQIGGIVNYALSKHVEVKSGLNIALYDRQIQFANEDLISRESTWLEIPMLLKFRSVRRQNHRMYLISGLKLGLEANVKKKNTAVTANTSELSLEYGIGFERFYRFFKFSPEIRISHGLNNLFVPPGTVNSYSKLSQLNSHTISLIFNFE is encoded by the coding sequence GTGAAAAAAGGTCACTTAATTGGTTTTGCTATCGCATTCTTGCTTGGCTTTAACGCCTTAGGACAAGGAAAGAAATACATTCAGCTGCACGATGAGTTTTACGACGAGAAACCGCTGCACTTTGGTTTTATGTTTGGCTTAACGTCTAGCAATTACTACGCGAATGGATTTCCAAGCGTTTTAGTAAACGATGTGACTGGTGAACCACTTTCGCTTACTTCGCCTCGCACCTTTGGATTTCAAATAGGTGGAATCGTTAATTACGCCCTTAGCAAACACGTAGAAGTCAAATCGGGTTTAAACATCGCCTTGTACGATCGCCAAATTCAATTCGCGAATGAAGATCTGATCTCGAGAGAGTCCACTTGGTTAGAGATCCCTATGTTATTGAAGTTCCGTTCTGTACGTCGCCAAAACCACCGTATGTATTTGATCTCAGGCTTAAAATTAGGATTAGAGGCGAACGTCAAGAAAAAGAATACGGCTGTAACGGCGAATACCTCTGAATTATCCTTAGAATACGGAATCGGTTTTGAACGCTTTTACCGGTTCTTTAAATTCTCTCCTGAGATTCGTATTTCACACGGTTTAAACAACCTTTTTGTGCCTCCTGGAACGGTCAATAGTTATTCTAAATTAAGCCAATTGAATTCACATACGATTAGCTTAATTTTCAATTTCGAGTAA
- the ubiE gene encoding bifunctional demethylmenaquinone methyltransferase/2-methoxy-6-polyprenyl-1,4-benzoquinol methylase UbiE: protein MMVVPYKNQSKGKKEQVADMFNSISHKYDFLNHLLSGGIDIIWRKKAIKLLQNKGIKSVLDIATGTGDFAIEALKIKPEKIVGIDISEGMLAFGVEKIKKLGLDNIITLQKGDSEKIPFSDNSFDAITVSFGVRNYETLDKGLKEMHRVLKPGGHCLILEFSNPKSFPMKQLYTFYSKFCLPVLGKLISKDPAAYTYLPESVQAFPDGKDFLKIYEECGFIHTQWIPMTGGICSIYLGHKKAKNA from the coding sequence ATTATGGTAGTCCCTTATAAGAATCAGTCCAAAGGAAAAAAAGAACAAGTCGCTGACATGTTCAATTCCATCTCCCACAAATATGATTTTCTGAATCATTTATTGAGTGGTGGGATTGATATTATTTGGCGTAAAAAAGCCATCAAATTATTGCAAAACAAGGGTATCAAGTCCGTATTAGATATCGCTACAGGGACGGGGGATTTCGCCATAGAGGCCTTAAAAATCAAGCCAGAAAAGATTGTAGGAATCGATATCTCGGAGGGTATGTTAGCCTTTGGGGTAGAGAAAATCAAGAAATTAGGCTTAGATAACATCATTACCTTACAAAAAGGGGATTCAGAAAAAATACCCTTTTCGGACAATAGTTTCGATGCAATCACCGTTAGTTTTGGGGTGAGAAACTACGAAACATTGGATAAAGGTTTGAAAGAAATGCACCGCGTGTTAAAGCCGGGTGGCCATTGCTTGATATTAGAGTTCTCGAATCCGAAAAGCTTCCCTATGAAGCAATTATACACTTTCTATTCGAAATTTTGTCTGCCAGTTTTAGGAAAATTAATTTCCAAAGACCCAGCCGCCTACACCTACCTTCCTGAATCTGTCCAAGCTTTTCCTGACGGCAAAGATTTCTTGAAAATTTACGAGGAATGTGGATTTATACATACCCAATGGATCCCGATGACGGGAGGCATTTGCTCCATTTATTTAGGACATAAAAAAGCTAAAAACGCGTGA
- a CDS encoding AEC family transporter has product MTDPNIVFGSALCIIAIGYALKSAGFIQEHDGKSLSKFLMHTTFPALVFSTMIRVNITWDLIYLPLIAMFFGMFLSFTAFHLFKNTEAENRGVMTIGSAGFNLGIFAYPLIEGIFGIQGLTYAIMFDLGNSVVNFFVNYGMGNYFSRGPKKDNIASHIFKRIISLPPLQAMVLGVLVNVLQLKFPVFALDLIATIASGNKPIVLLLMGIYFSVRLSKKSYFRVFQVLSLRYVMGFLVGGICFYLLPFDLGFRNLLLLCLILPVGMTVITYSDELNLNTPLAASLVNISLVISFAIMWIMVSVFHMSAI; this is encoded by the coding sequence ATGACCGATCCTAATATCGTATTTGGTTCTGCACTTTGCATTATTGCAATCGGTTACGCATTGAAAAGTGCCGGGTTTATTCAGGAACATGATGGGAAGTCTTTGTCCAAATTTCTAATGCATACTACTTTCCCAGCCTTGGTATTTTCGACCATGATTCGGGTGAACATAACCTGGGACTTGATCTACCTTCCATTGATTGCGATGTTTTTTGGGATGTTCTTGTCCTTTACAGCGTTTCATTTATTCAAAAATACAGAAGCGGAGAATCGAGGCGTAATGACCATTGGGAGTGCGGGATTTAACTTAGGGATATTTGCTTATCCACTGATTGAAGGAATTTTTGGGATACAGGGATTGACCTATGCGATTATGTTCGACCTAGGTAATTCCGTGGTCAACTTCTTTGTGAATTACGGGATGGGCAATTATTTCAGTCGAGGACCTAAAAAAGACAACATTGCCTCTCATATTTTCAAACGGATTATTTCCCTACCTCCACTGCAAGCCATGGTTCTAGGTGTTTTAGTCAACGTGCTACAGTTGAAATTTCCCGTCTTTGCGCTGGATCTTATTGCTACCATCGCCTCAGGTAATAAACCAATCGTGTTGTTATTAATGGGCATTTATTTCAGCGTACGCCTTTCTAAAAAATCGTATTTCCGGGTTTTTCAGGTGTTAAGTTTACGCTATGTAATGGGTTTTTTAGTAGGTGGAATTTGTTTTTATTTGCTGCCCTTTGACCTAGGTTTTCGTAACCTATTACTTCTTTGCCTCATTCTGCCCGTTGGTATGACAGTCATCACCTATTCGGACGAATTGAATTTAAATACCCCGCTTGCCGCCTCCTTAGTGAACATTTCACTCGTCATCAGCTTCGCCATCATGTGGATCATGGTGAGTGTTTTCCACATGAGCGCGATTTAA
- a CDS encoding sensor histidine kinase — translation MIFKYFSIPLAFYNRDTWLKVAFFAVSVVMAGFSLYFTDGLVNKLEEREKQQIELYAETIRYALTSDNNADINFFFERIKKINENNTIPVIWKDGSGHLNSINIPLPETLSTEKKQEILQQKLLEIIAEKNKPIEMDMGFQKEYIYYGNSQLLKLLRYYPLSQLLVVLIIGFLGYIFLSYSRRAEQNRVWVGLAKETAHQLGTPLSSLTAWVELLRNEPHINPDIVVELSKDIQRLETITTRFSNIGSTPVLKLEDIEAVIQSFISYLKIRISSKVTIEIHSSLAANQTANLNKYLFEWVIENICKNGVDAMGGHGQLRIELKEGKNNVILIDISDTGKGILPSNTSKIFSPGFSTKKRGWGLGLTLAKRIIENYHQGKLVLKSTEINKGSTFRITLPKPE, via the coding sequence ATGATCTTTAAATACTTCTCCATCCCATTAGCCTTTTACAACCGAGATACTTGGTTGAAAGTAGCTTTTTTTGCAGTTAGCGTGGTGATGGCGGGCTTCTCCTTGTACTTTACTGACGGTCTTGTCAATAAACTGGAAGAACGTGAAAAACAACAAATTGAATTGTATGCGGAAACCATTCGCTATGCGTTAACGAGTGATAATAACGCAGATATCAATTTCTTTTTCGAGCGAATTAAGAAGATTAATGAGAATAATACGATTCCCGTGATTTGGAAAGATGGTTCCGGGCACCTAAACTCCATCAATATACCCTTACCGGAAACACTTAGTACGGAGAAAAAGCAAGAAATTTTACAGCAAAAGCTACTTGAGATTATTGCTGAAAAAAATAAACCCATCGAAATGGATATGGGTTTCCAGAAAGAATACATCTATTATGGGAATTCTCAGCTGTTGAAATTATTGCGCTACTATCCCTTATCGCAACTATTAGTGGTTCTCATTATCGGCTTTTTAGGCTACATTTTTCTTTCGTATTCGCGAAGGGCTGAGCAGAATCGAGTTTGGGTGGGATTAGCCAAAGAAACGGCGCATCAATTAGGGACACCCCTTTCTTCTTTGACGGCTTGGGTAGAATTGTTACGAAATGAGCCTCACATTAATCCAGATATTGTGGTCGAATTATCGAAAGATATTCAACGATTGGAAACGATTACGACCCGTTTCTCGAATATTGGGTCCACGCCTGTCTTAAAATTAGAGGACATCGAAGCAGTTATTCAAAGCTTTATCAGCTATCTAAAAATTCGTATTTCGTCCAAAGTCACCATCGAAATACATTCCTCTTTGGCCGCTAATCAAACGGCTAATTTGAATAAATACCTATTTGAATGGGTCATTGAGAATATCTGCAAGAATGGCGTGGATGCGATGGGGGGCCACGGACAATTGCGAATTGAGTTAAAAGAAGGCAAAAATAATGTCATACTAATTGATATCTCAGATACGGGAAAAGGGATTTTGCCTAGCAATACGTCCAAAATATTCTCGCCCGGATTCTCTACTAAGAAACGTGGCTGGGGTTTAGGATTAACGTTAGCGAAACGGATTATCGAAAATTACCACCAAGGAAAATTGGTCTTGAAATCGACAGAAATCAATAAAGGGTCCACTTTTCGCATTACACTTCCAAAGCCTGAATAG
- a CDS encoding PadR family transcriptional regulator, producing the protein MDIENAKVQMRKGILEFCILKIISKGEVYASTMLSELTSAKIMVVEGTLYPLLTRLKNAGFLDYRWVESASGPPRKYYLLTDKGQEFLTEMSSTWDELQASVNQISNASPQA; encoded by the coding sequence ATGGATATTGAAAATGCCAAGGTACAAATGAGGAAAGGGATTTTAGAATTCTGTATTCTCAAAATTATCTCAAAAGGGGAGGTCTATGCCTCTACTATGTTATCAGAATTAACCTCCGCTAAAATTATGGTCGTGGAAGGGACTTTGTATCCTTTATTAACTCGCCTGAAAAATGCCGGATTTTTAGACTACCGCTGGGTAGAATCAGCGTCAGGGCCGCCTAGAAAATATTATTTATTAACAGACAAAGGACAGGAGTTCTTAACAGAAATGTCCTCGACTTGGGATGAATTACAAGCATCCGTTAACCAAATTTCAAACGCTTCTCCGCAGGCTTAA
- a CDS encoding PspC domain-containing protein has protein sequence MKKTLSINIAGFVFHIEEDAFATLDAYLKSIHAYFASFEGSKEIIADIESSIAEKFWNIRETEKTEAISQAHVDALIASLGTIADFKQVEEEEDKKEGYTAPKTEGAPKIFRRDITRKKLGGVAAGIARYFEVDPIWVRLVLLALLSASFPLFHLGNIVFWAYIIIWAAIPGEMNPDDDKSYRKFYRDPEKKVIGGVMAGIAAYTGWDVGLLRVLAVLSVGLFGSGVVAYIVILAITPEAKTMKDKMEMTGEPITLENIENNIKKSIQPDETEEKALTKVLLFPFRIFATVFSALKGPLNVIRWFIQILLGVILLILGIAFIIAIGALCTVGFTGIDQGQLVHMGPLPLYLIAKDLPFWTVPALVLAFLPMFVSIVIAGVSLLANRKFYNKTYKIVSTTMIIVGWIGLFAAVPFVGRNFQRSASYNQVKEIAVSDSTTYVLDIDKKDNETIWQMMLGEKVEEYALHFDDEDEDNHDYNEERFNRTNIEIEGYDGKTIQVITYAKSQGLTRKEAETNAKMIQYNYLQKGKDLRFDTHFGLQNSKFRAQRLKVKIMIPYGKSFSMTRDFAYYMDNVLESGYFHEEGQDLFIGSLWTFSADKGLICLNRTPHNEDESSNEDFSDEKVGFTITKDLENFSSISGLNTESSQIKITRGDLPKITYRGNQTLESSAHVENYVLLLDKIQPGIQVEIVVPELKKVELGGNASTEIEGFTSPKLDVILRGFHSLTLKGGGDQLNAGVFDSAELNAADFVVEKAFVSIDKYAKIEANVSKMVQGKKYESSKFSNKMSSGVSYKWNVVK, from the coding sequence ATGAAAAAGACTTTATCAATTAATATCGCTGGATTTGTCTTCCACATCGAAGAGGACGCTTTTGCTACCTTAGATGCTTATTTAAAATCCATCCATGCATATTTCGCCTCTTTCGAAGGATCGAAAGAAATTATCGCCGATATCGAATCGAGCATTGCGGAGAAATTTTGGAACATTAGAGAAACTGAAAAAACAGAAGCTATTTCACAAGCTCATGTGGATGCCTTAATCGCTTCTTTAGGAACCATTGCTGATTTCAAGCAAGTGGAAGAAGAGGAAGATAAGAAAGAAGGCTATACTGCTCCTAAAACAGAGGGTGCGCCTAAAATTTTCCGTCGCGACATCACTCGTAAGAAATTAGGTGGAGTAGCGGCAGGGATTGCTCGTTATTTTGAGGTAGATCCTATCTGGGTTCGCTTGGTATTATTAGCCTTATTAAGTGCGAGTTTCCCTTTATTCCATTTAGGAAACATTGTTTTCTGGGCCTATATTATTATTTGGGCAGCTATTCCAGGTGAAATGAATCCAGATGATGATAAATCCTACCGCAAGTTTTACCGTGATCCGGAGAAAAAAGTGATTGGTGGTGTGATGGCCGGTATTGCCGCTTATACGGGTTGGGATGTAGGATTATTGCGCGTTTTAGCGGTTTTGTCAGTGGGTCTATTTGGCTCTGGCGTTGTTGCTTATATTGTGATTTTAGCGATTACGCCGGAAGCTAAAACAATGAAGGATAAGATGGAGATGACGGGCGAGCCTATCACGTTGGAAAACATTGAGAACAATATTAAGAAGAGCATTCAGCCAGATGAAACGGAAGAGAAAGCATTGACGAAAGTATTGCTATTCCCTTTTCGCATTTTTGCTACGGTATTCTCTGCTTTGAAAGGACCTTTAAATGTCATTCGCTGGTTTATTCAAATATTACTAGGGGTTATCTTATTGATCTTAGGGATTGCGTTTATTATCGCAATAGGTGCTTTATGTACGGTAGGATTTACTGGAATTGACCAAGGTCAACTGGTGCATATGGGTCCGTTGCCGTTGTATTTAATTGCGAAAGACTTACCGTTCTGGACAGTGCCGGCTTTGGTTTTGGCCTTCTTACCCATGTTTGTTTCAATTGTCATCGCAGGTGTTTCTTTGTTAGCCAATCGTAAATTTTATAATAAGACGTATAAAATTGTTTCTACCACGATGATTATTGTGGGTTGGATAGGTTTATTTGCTGCGGTTCCATTTGTGGGGCGTAACTTCCAACGTTCAGCGTCTTACAATCAGGTAAAGGAAATCGCGGTTTCCGATTCGACGACCTATGTGTTAGATATCGACAAAAAAGACAACGAGACGATTTGGCAAATGATGTTGGGGGAAAAAGTTGAAGAGTATGCTTTGCATTTTGATGATGAAGATGAGGATAACCACGATTATAATGAGGAGCGATTTAATCGTACGAATATCGAGATTGAAGGCTATGATGGTAAAACGATTCAGGTAATTACGTACGCAAAATCGCAAGGTTTGACGCGTAAAGAGGCGGAGACGAATGCCAAAATGATTCAGTACAATTACCTTCAAAAGGGTAAAGATCTTCGTTTTGATACCCACTTTGGCTTACAGAATTCTAAATTCCGTGCACAACGCCTTAAGGTGAAGATTATGATTCCGTATGGTAAATCGTTTAGCATGACACGTGATTTTGCTTATTACATGGACAATGTACTAGAGTCTGGTTATTTCCACGAAGAAGGTCAGGATTTGTTTATCGGATCGCTTTGGACATTCTCTGCAGACAAGGGTTTGATTTGTCTTAACAGAACACCTCACAATGAGGATGAATCGAGTAATGAGGACTTTTCAGATGAAAAGGTAGGTTTTACGATCACGAAGGACCTAGAAAATTTCAGCTCTATTTCAGGATTGAACACTGAGTCTTCTCAGATAAAAATCACCAGAGGTGATCTTCCTAAGATTACTTACCGCGGGAATCAAACTTTAGAGAGTTCAGCTCACGTAGAGAACTACGTGTTATTATTGGATAAAATTCAGCCAGGGATTCAGGTAGAGATTGTGGTACCTGAATTAAAAAAGGTGGAGTTAGGTGGCAATGCCAGCACGGAAATCGAAGGTTTCACTTCACCTAAGTTAGATGTGATTTTACGCGGATTTCACTCGTTAACCTTGAAGGGTGGTGGAGATCAATTGAATGCGGGAGTTTTTGATTCAGCAGAATTAAATGCGGCAGATTTCGTCGTAGAAAAAGCCTTTGTTTCTATCGATAAATATGCCAAAATAGAAGCAAATGTATCTAAAATGGTGCAAGGAAAGAAATATGAAAGTTCGAAATTTTCGAACAAAATGAGCAGTGGAGTAAGTTACAAATGGAATGTAGTAAAATAG
- a CDS encoding head GIN domain-containing protein, translating into MKKILSLFAALVVVFSSFADPVVVTKKFKVANFKSIELGSAFEVHVHKGNVYAVSVTGREKDIEDLEVTTSAGKLEIGYGTNWTWSWNNSRSKVVVNITLPRLDSGEFTGACKVDLQGFTNEEEMRLLFSGAAKGLAEGLRTDKLKIELSGASDCRITGQSDYLKIEASGASHLKALEFLSRHVDVEASGASSAQVHVQKSLQVDASGASHVKYKGSPIINKDLSGAASLHQVN; encoded by the coding sequence ATGAAAAAAATCTTGTCTTTATTCGCCGCCTTAGTAGTTGTTTTTAGTTCATTCGCAGATCCTGTAGTGGTGACTAAAAAATTCAAAGTAGCTAATTTCAAATCCATCGAGTTAGGGAGTGCTTTCGAGGTACACGTTCACAAAGGAAATGTCTATGCCGTTTCTGTCACTGGACGGGAAAAAGATATTGAGGATTTAGAGGTTACCACATCCGCTGGTAAATTGGAAATTGGATATGGGACTAATTGGACTTGGAGTTGGAACAACAGCCGTTCAAAAGTAGTCGTTAACATCACCTTGCCTCGCCTTGATAGTGGTGAGTTTACCGGTGCTTGTAAAGTGGATTTGCAAGGATTTACAAATGAGGAGGAAATGCGCTTATTGTTTTCAGGAGCTGCAAAAGGGTTAGCAGAAGGCCTTAGAACAGATAAATTGAAGATTGAATTAAGTGGTGCATCTGATTGCAGAATCACTGGACAATCAGATTACTTGAAGATAGAAGCCTCTGGTGCGAGTCACTTAAAAGCTTTGGAATTCTTATCTCGCCATGTGGATGTAGAAGCTTCAGGCGCTAGTAGTGCTCAGGTACATGTTCAAAAATCTTTGCAAGTGGATGCTTCTGGCGCTTCCCATGTGAAATACAAGGGGAGTCCAATAATCAACAAAGACCTTTCCGGTGCAGCTTCGCTACACCAGGTTAATTAA